In the genome of Arthrobacter sp. PAMC25284, the window TTGTGTGCGGACCCATCCGATAGGTGACTGCCTCGATGAAGGTCGGTCCGCCGCCGCGGCGGGCGCGGTCCACTGCCATCCGGGTAGCGGCCATAACGGCCAGGACGTCGTTTCCGTCGACCCGCACGCTGGGGATGCCGAAGCCGGCGGCACGGTCCGCGAGCTGGATGTGGGACTGCAGCTTCACTGGTTCGGAGATGGCCCAGTGGTTGTTCTGGCAGAAGAAGATCACCGGGGACTGGAAGCTCGCGGCAAAGACCATGGCTTCGCTGACGTCGCCTTCACTGGTGGCGCCGTCACCGAAGTAGGTCATGGCGATCGAGTCGGCGCCGTCGTTCTGGATGCCCATGGCGTAGCCCGTGGCGTGCAGGGTTTGAGCGCCGATGATGATCTGCGGGGTGGCCACGTTGATCGAATAGGGATCCCAGCCGGAGGAGGCGTTGCCGCGCCAGACACGCACAATGTCCGTCAGGTTGACCCCGCGGCAATACACAACGCCGTTGTCCCGGTAACTGGGGAAAATGAAGTCGTCCTCGCGCAGGGCCCGCACGGAGCCAATCTGGGAGGCTTCCTGGCCCAGCAGCGGCGGCCACAGGGCCAGCTCGCCCTGGCGCTGGAGTGCGGTCGCCTCCGTGTCGATCCGCCGGATGACCACCATGTCTTCATAGAGCGAGCCGAGCTGCTCATCGCTGACGTCCTTGAGCCAGGGATCGAACTCGGGGTGGCTGATGCGTTCGCCCGCCGGCGTGATGAGCTGGACCAGGTCCCCACCAATCCGCCGGTATGGTTCTGCAGTATTTCCCGGGCCCCCGGCGGCTGTGCCGCCCTTGCCCGCGTCGTCGGTAAACACGTTGTCCGCCACCTTCTGACGTTGCGTGACCGGCACTCACAGGACTCGTGATCCCGCTGCGCGCCAGCCCTCCGGGCGACGTTGCCCAGATACTTGTGACCCTACTCACACGAGTCATCCGGCACAACCGGCCCCCCGATAACTGAGCATTATGCTCTGTTTCTGGGCGTACGGGCGTGCTAATCTTGCGCATTATGCAACCCTTGGATGGCACTGACACCCGGCTGCTTTCGGCCATGGCACACGATCCGCGGCGCACCGTTGTGGCCCTGGCGCAGAAACTGGGCCTGTCGCGGAATACCGTGCAGGCCAGGATGGCCGGGCTGGAGAAGAAGCACGCTTTTCTCTCGTTTGAGCGCCGCATCAATCCGGCCTCGCTGGGCTACCCGTTGATGGCTTTCATCTCGGTGCATGTCCAGCAGCAGAAACTGGGCCGGCTGGCCCTGGAGCTTGCCGTCATCCCGGAAATCCTGGAGGGCTATGGCCTCACCGGATCCGCCGACCTGCTCCTGCGCGTGGTGGCCCGCGATGCCGAGGACCTCTTCCGGATTAACGGCAAAATCCTGGCGTGCGACGGCGTCGACCGCACCGACACCGCGCTGGCCATGGGCGAACTTATTCCGTTCCGGATCCAGCCCCTGCTGGAGCGCGGCCCCGTCGAGCGCTGACCGGCAGGCGCGGGTCCCCCGGGCGTCAGACGCCAACAGGGGCCCCCAATGGGAGCCCCTGCCGGCAGTTCCGCCCGCCGCCCGGATGACGGCGGGCGTATCGGTTTGTTAGTGGTCAGTAGCCTTTTCGGCGCCGACGCCGGTGAGGGAACGGACCTCCATTTCGGCCTGTTTCGCCACGTCTTCTGTCCGCTTGTCCAGCACCGTGCCCAGCCAGCCCAGGAAGAAGGCCAGCGGAATCGAGACGATTCCCGGGTTGTTGAGCGGGAAGACAGCGAAGTTGGCACCCTGGATCATCGAGGTCTTCGCGCCCGAGACAACAGGCGACAGCGAGATCAGGACGATGGCAGAAATCAGGCCGCCGTACATGCTCCACACCGCACCCTGGGTGGTGAACTTCCGCCAGAAGAGTGAATACACGATGGTGGGCAGGTTCGCCGACGCAGCGACGGCAAAGGCCAGCGCCACGAGGAACGCCACGTTCTGGCCATTGGCGAAGATACCGCCGAGGATGGCAAGTACACCGATCACCACAACGGTCCTGCGGGCGACCTTGACCTCGGTGGCGGCGTCCGCCTTGCCCTTGGCGATCACGCTGGCGTAGATGTCATGGGCGAAGGATGCTGCGGCGGTGATGGTGAGGCCGGCGACGACCGCCAGGATGGTCGCGAACGCCACCGCGGAGATGAAGCCCAGCAGCAGCGGTCCGCCAAGATGGAAGGCCAGCAGCGGTGCCGCCGAGTTGACGCCACCCGGGGCGGACTTGATTGTCTCTGCCCCCACCAGGGCGGCAGCGCCGTAGCCCAGAACCAGCGTGAACAGGTAGAACAGGCCGATTAGCCAGATCGACCAGACAACCGATTTGCGGGCCTCTTTCGCCGTGGGAACGGTGTAGAAGCGCATCAGGACGTGCGGCAGCGCCGCGGTGCCGAGGACGAGGGCGAGCCCGAGGGACATAAAGTCCAGCTTGGAGGTCTCCGACTTGCCGTATTGCAGGCCCGGGTTCAGCATATTCGGGTTCTTGGAGGTCTCCACGGCGCCGCCGAGCAGGTCCGAGAGGTTGAAGCCGTAGATTGCGAGAACCCAGAAGGTCATCACAGCCGCACCGGCTATGAGGAGCACGGCCTTGATGATCTGGACCCAGGTGGTGCCCTTCATGCCGCCGATCAGCACATACATGATCATCAGGGCACCCACGACTATGATCACGAGAGCCTGGCCGCCCCAGTCGCTGATGCCGAGCAGCAGGGAGATCAGGCTGCCGGCACCGGCCATCTGCGCCAGCAGGTAGAAGAAGCAAACGGCCAGGGTCGAAATGGCTGCCGCGATCCGCACCGGGCGTTGCCGGAGCCGGAACGAGAGCACATCCGCCATGGTGAACTTGCCGGTGTTGCGGAGAAGTTCGGCGACGAGCAGCAGCGCCACCAGCCAGGCGACAAGGAATCCGATCGAGTACATGAAGCCGTCGTAGCCGTTGATGGCAATGGCGCCCGTGATACCGAGGAAAGATGCGGCCGAGAGGTAGTCGCCGGCAATGGCAGTGCCGTTCTGCGATCCGGTGAACGACCGTCCCGCAGCGTAGTAGTCGGCCGCGGTTTTGTTGTTCCGGCTGGCCCGGAGCACGATCACCATGGTGACGGCAACGAACACGGCGAAGATGCCCATGTTCAGGAAAGTGGTGTCCTTGAGGTCTTCAATATTTACTGCTGCCGGAACCATGATGTTCATTTCGCCGCTCCGCTCTCGGTGATGCCGGCCTTGTCGAAGCCGTGACCTTCAATCTCGTTCCGGATCTCGGCGGCGATGGGGTCCAGCTTCCGGTTGGAGTAGCTGACGTACCAGCCGGTGATCGCAAACGTGGAGACAAACTGGAGCAGGCCAAGGACCAGGCCGATGTTGATGTTGCCCCAGAGCTTGATGGACATAAAGCCGGCGGCGTAGTCGGCCAGCAGGACGTAGGCAAAGTACCAGAGCAGGAATGCAATGGCCATCGGGAAAACAAAGCTGCGGTGACGTTTACGAAGTTCCTGGAACCGCTCCGTCGATTGGACTTCCGTGAAGTCCACGGCCGCCGCTGCGTCCGTATCCTGGGCGTCGTGACCCATCGTTCCTCCTCTTTGAGACGGGGTGAGTCGACATCGACTGCAGAGCCCCCGGCGTCAATGTGACTACCATCACTCTGCGGTGTGACGGCGGGAACATTCCAGCACGGACGCGCCCTCCGTCGCCCAACGGTCAGGATGCTGCGCCAAGCGGTGCCGGGGGCCGTCTTCCCCCGCAGCGCGGCACGGGTCCCGGGCACTGTGCGGGGTCCGGCGTCCGGCATGCGCCGCGATACGCTGGGCCTCATGCCGGACTCTGCCTTGTTCAACGTTGCCGCCGTCGCCGTGATCGCCATGGCGGTCGCCGTCGTGGTCGCCATCGGGCTGCGGGTCCTGCGATCGTTCCGGGAGCTGGGTACCGACGCGGAGCAGGCCACGTACAGGACGCTGCATGCGGCCTCCCGTGCGGGGCAGCACCTGCGGAATGGCCTGACCCCGTCAGGAGCGGCCAAGGCCAGCCGGCAGTTGCGCGGCCTGCTGGGCAGCGATGCCCTGGCGATCACCAATACCGATGGTGTTCTCGCGTGGGACGGGGCCGTCGAGGAGCTCAGGCCAGCCCTGATGGGGCTCGCAGCAAAAGTCCTGGCAGACGGGCAGACCGCCGTGATTCCGGCCGGGGAGCTCCAGCTGCTGGCCGGCGGCGCCGGCTCCGGGACGCTGCCGCCTGACGTGGAGCGCGCCGTTGTGATAGCACCGATCAAAGCCGGGTCCCGGGTGGTGGGTGTCGTGGCGGCTTTCGCGCCCGCGGCCGGCGCGGGACTGGTGCGGGCGACGGGCGAGGTGGCCGACTGGGTCGCGGCGCAAGTGGAACTGGCCGAGCTGGCCGCCTCCCGCACGCTCCTGATGGAGGCCGAGGTGCGTGCGCTGCGGGCGCAGATCAGCCCGCATTTCATCTACAACTCACTCAACGCGATCGCTTCCTTCATCAACACGGATCCGGTGCGGGCCCGGGAACTGGTGGTGGAGTTCGCCGACTTCACCCGATATTCGTTCCGCCGGCACGGGGACTTCACCACGCTGGCCGAGGAGCTGCGGTGCATCGACCGCTATCTGCTCCTGGAGCGGGCGCGGTTCGGGGACCGCGTGCAGGTCAGCCTGCAAATCGCCCCCGAGGTGCTCAGCACAGTGATCCCGTTCCTGAGCCTGCAGCCGCTGGTCGAGAACGCGGTGCGGCACGGGCTGGAGGCGAAGGAAGGACCCGGCCACATCAACATCACTGCCCATGATTCGGGGGCGTTTGCGGAGGTCACCATCGAGGACGATGGTGTGGGAATGGATCCGGAGGAGCTGCGGTCCGTCCTGGCCGGGCACGCCGACGGCGACCACGTCGGGTTGCGGAACGTCGACGCCCGCCTCCGGCAGGTGTACGGCGACGACAATGGGCTCGTGATCGAGACGGCCCCCGGGGAGGGCACCCTGATCACCATGCGGGTGCCGAAGTCACAGCCCCGCCATGATGCCTGAACCTCGGGGCGTCAGCCGGCCGGATGCCGCCGGCAGTACTCTGGAGCCATGATTAATGTCCTCGTCGCCGATGACGAGTTGCCCGCCGTGGAGGAACTCGCGTTCCTGCTCGGCCGGGACGACCGGATCGGCATCATCCATCGCGCCTCCTCGGGTGCCGAGGCCCTGCGGGCGCTGGAAACCCAGTCCGTCGACGCTGTCTTCCTCGACATCCACATGCCGGCACTGTCCGGGCTGGACATTGCCAGGGTCATTTCCCGCAGCGCCCGCCCGCCCGCGGTTGTTTTCGTGACCGCGGACGAGGAGTGCGCCCTGGAGGCTTTTGAGCTCGCCGCCGTCGATTATCTGCTCAAGCCTGTACGCGCCGAACGGCTCGCGAAGTCCGTTGGCCGTATCAGCGACCTCCTCAAAGAGGGCGCCCGGGCACCGGAGATGATCACCGTGGACCTGGGTGGCACCACCAGGATGATCAGCCGCGAAGACGTCACATACGTCCAGGCCCAGGGCGACTACGCCAGGCTGCATACAACGGATGCCAGCTACCTCATCCGGGTCCCGTTGGCCGATCTCGAACAGCAGTGGGCGGACGCGGGATTCCTGCGCATCCACCGTTCCTACCTGATTGCACTAAACCATGCCAGCCATCTGAAGCTCGCCGCGGCCAGACCCAGTGTCACCGTGGCCGGCGCCGAACTGCCCATCAGCCGGCGGCATCTGCCCGCCGTCCGGGAGAAGCTCGGGACGACCCGGATCAGGCCGCAGCTTTGACCCGGGTCCGCGTGACAGCACCCCGGGGAACGCCGCTGGGCGCCGCCACCGGCGGCGCGGCGGCCGGATCACCTGAATCGACGGAGGAATCCGACGTCGGCCAGGTCTTCGTCCGATCGCTGATCCGGTCCCAGTTGCGGCTGGCCCTCGTGGTTGCGGCCGGCTTCTTGCTCATCCTGCTCGCCTTCCCGCTGCTGCTGGGGATGGTTCCCGGGTTGGCCGGGTCCACGATTGCCGGCCTGCGCTTCGACTGGGTGCTGCTGGGAGCCGGAATCTACCCCGTGATCGGGTTGGGTGCATGGCTCTACGTGCGGTCCGCGGCCCGGAACGAGGCCCGCTACCGGGACCTGGCCGGGGACCGGTGATGCCGCAGTGAATCCGGCCGTCGGGCTGGCCGCGTTTGCCGCCGTATCGGTGGCCACCGCAATCATTGGCTTCTACGGCCTGCGGGTATCCCGGACCACCGGGGACTTTTACGTTGCCTCCCGGACCGTACGTCCGTGGTGGAATGCGTCGGCGATCGGCGGCGAATATCTCTCGGCTGCCAGCTTCCTCGGCGTCGCCGGGCTGATCCTGCTCTCCGGCACGGATGCCTTGTGGTTCCCGGTGGGCTACACAGCCGGTTATCTGATGCTGCTGCTGTTTGTGGCGGCTCCCCTGCGGCGGTCGGGCGCGTACACGATTCCGGACTTCACTGAGGCCCGCCTCGATTCGCGGGCCGTCCGCCGCGTCACCAGCCTCGTCGTGGTGCTGGTGGGGTGGCTGTATATTGTTCCGCAACTTCATGGCGCCGCCCTGGCAATCCGGATCACGACGGGACTGCCGGGCTGGGTGGGCCCGGTGGCAGTCGTCGCCGTTGTCTGCATTACGGTGACGGCCGGCGGCATGCGGTCGATCACCTTCGTCCAGGCATTCCAGTACTGGTTGAAACTGACGGCCCTGGCCGTTCCGGTGCTCTTCATTGTCTTCGCACTGGCCGGCACCGGCCCGGACGCGGTGGCCGATGCTGCAGTGAATCCGACGGCTGCGGCGCCGGCCGGCCCGTATCAAACCATCTCGCTGCTGGTGGCCCTGCTGTTCGGCACGCTGGGCCTGCCCCATGTGCTGGTCCGCTTCTACACCAATCCGGACGGGCAGACCGCGCGGCGTACAACCCTGATTGTGCTCGGACTGCTCTCGGTCTTTTACCTGTTCCCAACAGCTCTCGGGCTGATCGGGCGGATGTTTACGCCGGATCTGGCCCGCAGCGGACAAGCCGACGCGCTGGTGCTGCTGCTGCCGGGCCGGCTGATCGGAGGGCCGGCCGGCGACCTGCTCTCGGCCCTCGTCGTCGCCGGGGCCTTCGCCGCGTTCCTTTCAACGACTTCCGGTCTGGTCGTCTCGCTGGCGGGGGTGATCAGCCAGGACGTCCTGGGCGGGGGCGTGCGCGGATTCCAGTTCGCGGCGGTGCTCTCCGCCGTCGTTCCGCTGGGGATTGCCATGATGACGCAATCGCTGGCCCTGGCCGGGAGCGTCGGGCTGGTGTTCGCCTTCACCGCGTCCACGATCTGTCCGGTGCTGCTGCTCGGCATCTGGTGGCGCGGCCTGACCGATGTCGGCGCGATCGCCGGCATGGTGACCGGCGGGGTGCTCTGCGGCGGCGCGTTGATTGCCGGACCCTTATTCGGCGGGGCGGGTGCGCCGCCATGGCTGGCCGTGCCGGCCGCGTGGACAGTGCCCGCCGCCTTTGCCGTGACGGTCCTCGTCTCACGGGCAACCGCAAACCGGGTGCCGCGGACGTTGACCCGGCTGATGACCAGGCTCCACACCCCGGAACGGCCGCTCGCCACCGAACGCTGAAGATCCCCCGCGGGGTCAGTCGATCGCGGCCATCAGTTCGACGACGCGGTCAAGGAAGGCGTCCACCTGGCTTTCCTCATAGCCATCCCGGCCGGCGGCGGGACGGAACACTGCGCGCCGGACGTTATCGACACTGAGAGGTGTGTCTTCTTCGAGGTAGTCGATCAGTTCGCGGCACAGCTTATCCACGTCAGCGGTGTTGTAGCTGCGCACCTTGGCTTTGGCGGGCCGGCGGAACCGCTGGCCGTCCGGACGGTGCAATCGCCCCCGGAGCACTCCAGCCAGCCGGCCGATTTCACGGAGCCAGGCTTCTTCACCGCTTGCTTGGACGAGTTCATCGCGTTCCCGCCGGGCCAGGGCGTCTTCCAGGCGGTCCAGTGCGGCGTCGACGGCGGCTGCCGCGTACCCGCCCTTGACCGGATCAAACGAGACCGACCGGACGTCCGCACTCTTGACCGGACGTGCCGCCGCCGCGGGTGCTTCAAATGAGACCCGTGCGCGCTCCAGGAACTGATCGACCTGCTTGGCGTTGTAGCCATACTGGCTCCGCTGCACCCGGTCAAAAGACGCAGGAATCTGACGCTGAATGTCCACTGTAACTCTGTTTCCTTCGAAGGCTTTCGGCTGGGTTGCTGGGCACCATTGTAGGTGCCCGGTGTGGGGGGCCTGCCGCTGTTACGCCCCGGCGACGGCCGAGAAAAGGACGACAGCGACCGGCGAGGCAAACACGATCGAGTCGAGCCGGTCCATCACTCCGCCATGGCCGGGGAGAATGCTGCTCATGTCCTTGACCCCCAGTTCGCGCTTGATCATGGACTCGGCCAGGTCACCGGCGGTGGCCGCGGCGACCATACCGACGGCGAGCACCATACCGACCCACCAGGGCTTACCCAACACAAATAGTGCGGCCAGGACACCAATCAGGACGGCGCCGGCGATCGAACCGGCGAAGCCTTCCCACGTTTTCTTGGGGCTGATCTTCGGAGCCATCGGGTGCTTTCCCATCGAGGCGCCCACCAGGTACCCGAAGGTATCGTTGGAGACCACCAGCAACAGGAGTGTCGCGATTTGCCAGGCACCGGGCGGCACCACGCCGTCGGGCCAGAACCCGAGGGGCGTGACGCCGCCGGCCGAGTGCAGCGGCAGCACCGCAAAGCTGATCAGGAACGGCACCCAAGCGAGGGTGAAGACGCCCGCGAAGATACTGCGGGCAGAACCGGCGGCGCTCTCCACCGAACGCCAGAGCAGCACCGCGACGCTGCTGAGCAGCATCGCGAACAGCAGGCTCTCGAGGCCGCCAAAATAGGCCGCGACAGGCATAGCCAGGGTGCCCGTCATGACCGGCACGATCGGCTGGCGGGTGCCGGCCGCCTCCAGCGCCCGGAAGATCTCCCAGACACCGAAGACCGCGAAGACCGTGACCATCGCGACGAACGCCAGCGGCAGGAACAGCAACCCGCCCAGGACGCCAAGAAGCATGCCGAGGCCCACCACGGTTGCGGCGGGAAGGTTGCGGCCCGCCTTCGGAGTGGGGTTCCGGCCATCCCATCCGCGACCCTTGACGCGCGCCCCGGGGGCCTCGTGTGACTGACCCATCAGACCTCGAGCAGCTCGGCTTCCTTGCGCTTGAGCAGCTCGTCGATGCCGTCAACGTGCGCCTTCGTCAGGGCATCGAGTTCTTTTTCGCCACGGTTGCCCTCGTCCTCGCCGGCCTCGCCGTCCTTGACCAGTTTGTCAAGGGTTTCCTTGGCCTTGCGGCGGATGTTGCGGATGGAAACTTTTGCGTCTTCGCCCTTGGACTTGACGATCTTGACGTATTCTTTGCGTCGTTCGCTCGTCAGATCCGGGATGGTGATCCGGATGACGTTGCCATCGTTGGAGGGGTTGGCGCCGACTTCGGAGTCACTGAGCGCCCGCTCGATATCACGCAGCGCCGTCTTGTCGTACGGGGTGATCAGGATGGTGCGCGCATCCGGAACCGCGAAGGACGCCAGCTGCTGCAGCGGCGTCGGGGTGCCGTAGTACTCCACTACGACCTTGTTGTACAGGCCCGGCGTCGCGCGGCCCGTACGGATCGACGCGAAGTCTTCCTTGGCTACCTCAACCGCCTTGTCCATCTTGTCCCCGGCTTCGAGCAAGGTATCTTCGATCACGATCTCTCCTCAGAAATTGGTGCACCGCCGCTGACGGGACAATGCACGGTCTTCGTTGCGTCTGTCTCTTCCGCCACGAGCCTTGAAACAGGGAGGCGGAAGCATCCTCGAAACATCCTAGCCGGTGCTACGGCGTGACGACGGTGCCCAGGACCTCGCCCCGGATGGCGCGAGTGACGTTGCCTTCGCCTTCCATCCCGAAGACGACCATGGTGAGGTTGTTGTCCTTGCACATCGTCATGGCCGTCTGGTCCATCACGCGGATGTCGCGGCGAAGCGCATCGTCGTAGCTGAGCCGGTCGAGCTTCTCGGCCGAGGGATCCTTCTTGGGATCGGCGGTGTAAACGCCGTCAACGCCGCTCTTGGCCATCAGGACGACGTCGGCGTGAACCTCCAGAGCGCGCTGGGCTGCGACGGTGTCGGTTGAAAAGTACGGCAGGCCCGCTCCGGCACCAAAGATGACGACGCGGTTCTTCTCCATATGGCGGATCGCCCGGCGGGGAATGTAGGCCTCCGCCACCTGGCCCATCGTGATGGCACTCTGCACCCGCGTTTCGACGCCGGCCTGCTCCAGGAAGTCCTGCAGGGCCAGGCAGTTCATCACGGTGCCGAGCATTCCCATGTAGTCCGCGCGGGAACGGTCCATGCCGCTCTGGGACAGTTCGGCGCCGCGGAAGAAGTTGCCGCCGCCGACGACGATGGCGACCTCGACGTCGGGCACTGCTGCAGCGATCTGCCGGGCCACACCGCGGACGGTGTCCGGATCGACACCCAGTTTCCCGCCGCCGAAGACTTCGCCCGACAGCTTCAGGAGGACGCGGCGGCGGCTCTTATTTGGCTGGGCTGAATTGGTCACGGTTTCCATGGTGCCTTCCCGTTCGTGAGCTCTCAAAAAGGGTATCCTGCCGGGGGCCGGCGCTGTCACTGCGCCCCGATCCCGGTCCGCCGGCGATTGCTCCCGGCGGCTCGTGCATGTGCCTGTACTGCTGTGTGCATGCAAAAGGGGTGGCCACCGCAGTGACCACCCCTCAGCGTGCCTGACTGGTGTGTCTGACTAGGAACCGACGCGGAAACGTGCGAAGCCGGTACCCTTGATGCCGGCCTCTTCGAGGACCTGCGCAACGGACTTCTTGGCATCCTTGGCGAATGCCTGGTCAACGAGGACCTCGCCCTTGTAGAAGCCGGTCACGCGGCCTTCCACGATTTTGGTCATGGCAGCTTCGGGCTTGCCCTCGGCCTTGGCGGTTTCCTCAGCGATGCGACGCTCGGACTCGACCAGATCGGACGGAACGTCCTCGCGGGTCAGGTAGTTCGGTGACATCGCCGCGATGTGGACAGCCACATCGTGCGCTGCGGTGGCAGCGGCGTCGCCTTCGCCGTCAACGGCGAACAGCACGCCGACCTGGGCCGGGAGGTCCTTGGAGGTCTTGTGCAGGTAAGCGTCAACCGTCGGGGCCTCTAGGCGGGAGATGCGGCGGACAACAACCTTCTCGCCCAGAACGGCGCCCTCTTCGATGACGACCTCGGACAGCGGCTTGCCGTCAACCTCGGTGGCCAGCAGGGACTCAAGATCGCCTGCGCCGGATTCAACAGCGATGGCCAGCACCTTGTCGGCGAGCTGGATGAACTTGTCGGCCTTGGCGACGAAGTCGGTCTCGCAGTTGACCTCGATCATCACGCCGACGCCGCCATCGACCTTGGCAGCAACCAGGCCTTCTGCGGTGGAGCGGCCTTCACGCTTGGTAGCGCCCTTCAGGCCCTTGATGCGGATGATTTCGATGGCCTTCTCGGCGTCACCGTTGGCCTCGTCAAGAGCCTTCTTGACATCCATCATGCCGGCGCCGGTGCGCTCACGCAGAGCCTTGATATCAGCGGCAGTGTAGTTCGCCATGTGAACCCCTCTGTCTAGAAATTTTATGTGGTGTACGGACTGACAGGACAGCTGCTCACCTGGTGAGCGGCCGTCCTGTCAGTACCCCCTGCGTTGCAAACAGCGCCGGGGGCGATCCAGATTTACTTCTCTGCTTACCTGGCTGGTTACTTGGCTTCGCCGGCGGCGTCGTCAGCAACCGGGGCTGCCTCGGCGTCGGCCGGAGCTTCGGCGGCAGCCGGAGCCTCAGCAACAACCGGAGCTTCCTCAGCGGCGGCCGGAGCTTCGGCGGCAGCCGGAGCGGCAGCTTCTTCAGTCTTGTTGCCTTCGAGGAGTTCGCGCTCCCATGCGGCAAGCGGCTCTTCCGGAGCTTCCGTGGTGCCGGTTGCACGCTGGTTGCGGGCGATGAGGCCCTCAGCGACAGCATCGGCAACAACGCGGGTCAGCAGGTTGACGGAGCGGATGGCGTCGTCGTTGCCCGGGATCGGGAAGTCGACTTCGTCCGGATCGCAGTTGGTGTCCAGGATGGCAACAACCGGGATGTTCAGCTTCTTGGCTTCGTCAACAGCAAGGTGTTCCTTCTTGGTGTCAACGATCCACAGAGCGGACGGCGCCTTGGTGAGGTTGCGGATACCACCGAGGTTGGTCTGCAGCTTGGTGAGTTCGCGACGAAGGAGCAGCAGCTCCTTCTTCGTGTAGGCCGAACCTGCGACGTCATCGAAGTCGATCTCTTCGAGTTCCTTCATGCGCTGGATGCGCTTGGAAACCGTCTGGAAGTTGGTCAGCATACCGCCGAGCCAGCGCTGGTTGACGTACGGCTGGCCAACGCGGGTGGCCTGCTCGGCGATGGATTCCTGCGCCTGCTTCTTGGTGCCGACGAAGAGTACGGTGCCACCGTGTGCAACGGTGGCCTTCACGAACTCGAAGGCACGGTCGATGTAGGACAGCGACTGCTGCAGGTCAATGATGTAGATACCGTTGCGCTCCGTGAAGATGAACCGCTTCATCTTCGGGTTCCAACGGCGGGTCTGGTGTCCAAAGTGGACGCCGCTGTCAAGCAGCTGGCGCATAGTTACGACGGGCATGCCGGCGCTCCTTCCGGCAGGTCATTCATGAGGCAGCCCAGAGGCTGTCTTACCCTGCCAATAGTTGACGGTTAATTAGCTCACGCCCAGGCGGGCGCTGCTCCTGGCATCCACTGCGCTTCCCATCCGTGCCTGAAGGCACGGACCGCAGGAGGCGCAGTCCTCCGCGCCGGAAGATTCAACTTCAGACAAGGAGGGCTGGATACGCGTAGTCAGCCGCTGCTCCCCCGCACTCCTGAATGAGACGTGCCGGCTTTGAT includes:
- the pdhA gene encoding pyruvate dehydrogenase (acetyl-transferring) E1 component subunit alpha, with protein sequence MFTDDAGKGGTAAGGPGNTAEPYRRIGGDLVQLITPAGERISHPEFDPWLKDVSDEQLGSLYEDMVVIRRIDTEATALQRQGELALWPPLLGQEASQIGSVRALREDDFIFPSYRDNGVVYCRGVNLTDIVRVWRGNASSGWDPYSINVATPQIIIGAQTLHATGYAMGIQNDGADSIAMTYFGDGATSEGDVSEAMVFAASFQSPVIFFCQNNHWAISEPVKLQSHIQLADRAAGFGIPSVRVDGNDVLAVMAATRMAVDRARRGGGPTFIEAVTYRMGPHTTADDPTRYRDANELEDWAGKDPIARLKSLLERKGLLSEELEAGVSAKADAVAKEMRAGCISMAEPEPMDIFKHVYSTPNSVLDRQQDHYSRYLASFDDPSAATAGDGGDQYSSYVASSGDPEDAASEEGAR
- a CDS encoding Lrp/AsnC family transcriptional regulator, with protein sequence MQPLDGTDTRLLSAMAHDPRRTVVALAQKLGLSRNTVQARMAGLEKKHAFLSFERRINPASLGYPLMAFISVHVQQQKLGRLALELAVIPEILEGYGLTGSADLLLRVVARDAEDLFRINGKILACDGVDRTDTALAMGELIPFRIQPLLERGPVER
- a CDS encoding cation acetate symporter; translation: MNIMVPAAVNIEDLKDTTFLNMGIFAVFVAVTMVIVLRASRNNKTAADYYAAGRSFTGSQNGTAIAGDYLSAASFLGITGAIAINGYDGFMYSIGFLVAWLVALLLVAELLRNTGKFTMADVLSFRLRQRPVRIAAAISTLAVCFFYLLAQMAGAGSLISLLLGISDWGGQALVIIVVGALMIMYVLIGGMKGTTWVQIIKAVLLIAGAAVMTFWVLAIYGFNLSDLLGGAVETSKNPNMLNPGLQYGKSETSKLDFMSLGLALVLGTAALPHVLMRFYTVPTAKEARKSVVWSIWLIGLFYLFTLVLGYGAAALVGAETIKSAPGGVNSAAPLLAFHLGGPLLLGFISAVAFATILAVVAGLTITAAASFAHDIYASVIAKGKADAATEVKVARRTVVVIGVLAILGGIFANGQNVAFLVALAFAVAASANLPTIVYSLFWRKFTTQGAVWSMYGGLISAIVLISLSPVVSGAKTSMIQGANFAVFPLNNPGIVSIPLAFFLGWLGTVLDKRTEDVAKQAEMEVRSLTGVGAEKATDH
- a CDS encoding DUF485 domain-containing protein, whose product is MGHDAQDTDAAAAVDFTEVQSTERFQELRKRHRSFVFPMAIAFLLWYFAYVLLADYAAGFMSIKLWGNINIGLVLGLLQFVSTFAITGWYVSYSNRKLDPIAAEIRNEIEGHGFDKAGITESGAAK
- a CDS encoding sensor histidine kinase, whose product is MPDSALFNVAAVAVIAMAVAVVVAIGLRVLRSFRELGTDAEQATYRTLHAASRAGQHLRNGLTPSGAAKASRQLRGLLGSDALAITNTDGVLAWDGAVEELRPALMGLAAKVLADGQTAVIPAGELQLLAGGAGSGTLPPDVERAVVIAPIKAGSRVVGVVAAFAPAAGAGLVRATGEVADWVAAQVELAELAASRTLLMEAEVRALRAQISPHFIYNSLNAIASFINTDPVRARELVVEFADFTRYSFRRHGDFTTLAEELRCIDRYLLLERARFGDRVQVSLQIAPEVLSTVIPFLSLQPLVENAVRHGLEAKEGPGHINITAHDSGAFAEVTIEDDGVGMDPEELRSVLAGHADGDHVGLRNVDARLRQVYGDDNGLVIETAPGEGTLITMRVPKSQPRHDA
- a CDS encoding LytTR family DNA-binding domain-containing protein: MINVLVADDELPAVEELAFLLGRDDRIGIIHRASSGAEALRALETQSVDAVFLDIHMPALSGLDIARVISRSARPPAVVFVTADEECALEAFELAAVDYLLKPVRAERLAKSVGRISDLLKEGARAPEMITVDLGGTTRMISREDVTYVQAQGDYARLHTTDASYLIRVPLADLEQQWADAGFLRIHRSYLIALNHASHLKLAAARPSVTVAGAELPISRRHLPAVREKLGTTRIRPQL
- a CDS encoding cation acetate symporter, which produces MNPAVGLAAFAAVSVATAIIGFYGLRVSRTTGDFYVASRTVRPWWNASAIGGEYLSAASFLGVAGLILLSGTDALWFPVGYTAGYLMLLLFVAAPLRRSGAYTIPDFTEARLDSRAVRRVTSLVVVLVGWLYIVPQLHGAALAIRITTGLPGWVGPVAVVAVVCITVTAGGMRSITFVQAFQYWLKLTALAVPVLFIVFALAGTGPDAVADAAVNPTAAAPAGPYQTISLLVALLFGTLGLPHVLVRFYTNPDGQTARRTTLIVLGLLSVFYLFPTALGLIGRMFTPDLARSGQADALVLLLPGRLIGGPAGDLLSALVVAGAFAAFLSTTSGLVVSLAGVISQDVLGGGVRGFQFAAVLSAVVPLGIAMMTQSLALAGSVGLVFAFTASTICPVLLLGIWWRGLTDVGAIAGMVTGGVLCGGALIAGPLFGGAGAPPWLAVPAAWTVPAAFAVTVLVSRATANRVPRTLTRLMTRLHTPERPLATER
- a CDS encoding DivIVA domain-containing protein; amino-acid sequence: MDIQRQIPASFDRVQRSQYGYNAKQVDQFLERARVSFEAPAAAARPVKSADVRSVSFDPVKGGYAAAAVDAALDRLEDALARRERDELVQASGEEAWLREIGRLAGVLRGRLHRPDGQRFRRPAKAKVRSYNTADVDKLCRELIDYLEEDTPLSVDNVRRAVFRPAAGRDGYEESQVDAFLDRVVELMAAID